The DNA region TGGTAAACGTGCTTTGGTAAGTTGAAGGATACTATCATCAGAATCGACATCGCCCGTAATACCCGCTGCCATTTGGTAATCTTTATCGGCTTCCTCTTTCATGACATCTACAACATCGTCAATGGTGATTCTTCCTAGTAGCACCTTGTTTTCGTCACTTTCAACCACCGGAATAGCTTCTAAATCGTACTTGGCCATAATTCTGGCGACTTCTTCCACATCTTCGTTCACATTAACGTAATCGACACTGGAAATATAAATGTCTGCGATTTTCTGTTCGCTTTTGGCTACAATTAAATCCTTTAAAGATAAACGACCAATGAGTTTTTCCTGTTTATCGACCACATAAACCGAATGCACCCGCGTCACTTCTTTGGCCTGTCCACGAATACGGCGCAAGCAACCGGCCACCGTCCAAGTATCGTAAACCTTAACCAACTCTTTAGCCATGAGTCCACCAGCGGTATCTTCATCGTAAGCCAAAAGTTCCCTGATTTCTGCTTGGTGGGCTTCGTCTTCAATTCTAGAAATAACTTCTTGCCGGCGTTCTTCGGGAAGTTCGGCAATGATGTCGGCAGCATCATCGGTATCGAGCTCTTCAACTTCTTCTGCAATTTCTTGTGCCGATAGATTTTTTAAAACTTTTTCACGGTTGTCTTCATCCAATTCCATTAAAATATCGGAAGTGGTTTCAGAATCCAGAAGTTTGATTACATACATGGCACCGTCTAAATCGAGCTCATCCAAGATTTCGGCGATATCGGCATAATGAAAATCATCCATAAGCTTTTTGAGCTGCTTATCACTTTGCGATTCGATAAGTTGCTCAACCTGCTCTAAGAGTTCATCTGTGAGTTGAAATTGTATGTTTTCTTTTTCTTCTGACAAATGGAAAAGTTTTAAGGATTAAATATCTGCTTCGATTAATTGGGTTAGCTCTATAAACTCCGGAACACTCAACTGTTCGGGACGCTTGCCAAATATACTATTTGCTTTTAAATTATCGGACAAATTCAATGTTTTTAAACTGTTACGAATGGTTTTTCGGCGCTGCTGAAAAGCCATTTTCACCACTCTGAAAAATAGTTTTTCGTCGCATGGAAGCGTGAAGTTTTCTTTTCTGGTGAGTCGCAATACACCCGAATCTACTTTAGGTGGCGGATTGAACACATTTGGCGGTACGGTAAATAAGTATTCGGCATCATAAAACGCTTGGGTAAGTACCGAAAGGATTCCGTACACTTTGCTCCCTTCTTTTGAACAGATGCGCTGTGCCACTTCCTTTTGGAACATCCCCGAAAATTCAGGGATTTGATTGCGCATTTCCAAAGCCTTAAAAACAATCTGGCTCGAAATATTGTAAGGATAATTTCCAATTATGGCAAGCGGCTCTCCTTTAAACACCTCGTTTAAATCGTACTTTAAAAAGTCTTTTCCAATGATTCTAGGTGCCAAATTCAAGTAATTGGCTTTTAAATATTCCACCGACTCGGTATCGATTTCAATAACATAAGTGGTGATGTCCTTTTTTAAAAGATACTTGGTGAGCACGCCCATACCCGGGCCAATTTCCAAAACATTCTTATAGCCGTTTAAGCTTAAGGTATCGGCTATTTTTTGGGCCACCGATTCGTCATTTAAGAAATGCTGACCTAAATGTTTCTTTGCCTTTACTTGATGTTGATTGGAATGTTGCGCCACGGGATATAACAATTTAAGTTAGCAAAGATACAAAAGCGCTTACTTCTATTAGCCTTATACTTAAAAATGTAATTTGAGTCCTTCGTGGGAAGCTTCAAAACCTAATTGCTCGTAAAACTTAATGGCTTTAGGTCTTTTTTTATCGGATGTCAACTGTATGATTATGGCATTTTTTTCCTTGGCTCGGTTTATAGCCCACTTAAACATTTCTTTTCCCAAGCCTTTTCCTCTTTGGTTTGATTTTACATGCACTGATTCAATTTGGGCTCTTAACGCACCCAAGCGGTTTAAATATTGAATAAATGTAAGTTGTAGCGTGCCCAAAATCTCTCCGTCGTCATTTTCAGCCACCACCAATTCTTGATTAGGATCGGCCACGATGTTTTTAAAAGCATCAAAATAAACTTTGGGCAATGGCAATTGGTAGTCTTCTCTGGTTTTACCGAGTTCATCGTCAGCATACAAAGCCACTATTTCAGGAACATCCTGTTCGGTTGCTTTTCTAAAGTTCATAGGTTTCGTTTTTTAGTGCCGAAAAATCAATTAAAATCTACCGAATATTCATCGATGATTTGAAGCTCAGTCCGGAATGCCAGCATTTTATCGGCAAACTTTTTTGAACCTTCCGTGCGCAGTCTGTCAGCATCTTCTCGGTAGTAAGCATCTAAAGCTTCGCGGGAATATGTGCGGTATTGAATGGAATAGGTTACACCGCCCATATCCTCTTCAACCAACACTCGGGTTAATGTGGCTTTTTCAAATTTGCCCGTGCCCAATACTTGCGGAATGTGCTCTTTTATCCATTTTAGCCATTCGCCGTGAATGCTTTCGTCAATATTTACGGTTACGTTGTAAATTATCATAAAATTTCAATATTTAATTTGTAAATACTCTATAATGCAGTAGTTCCAAAAAGTCGTCACATCGAGCGGAGTCGAGATGTTTTATTACCTTCCGACTCCGCTCAAGGTGACAATATTAGTGAAATTTGAGAATATGTTTAAATTCTAAATCACAAGAATGAATATTTTTGGAATTTAGTTTTTGAGATTTGAAAATTAATTAATCGCATCGCCCCGAAGTGCCCTAAAACGTTTTCTGGCATCGACAAAATAAATACTATCAGCGTGGTTAAAAATAATGCTTTCGTAAAGCTGTTTGGCCTTTTCGGGTTGGCTTAATTTGTTCTCAAAAATTTTAGCCAAATGAAACAGGGCATCGTCCACCAAAATTCCATCACGGTAATTTTCAATAAGCACTTCGTAATTGGCTTTGGCTTTTTCAAATTCTTTTTTCAACTCGAACAATTGGGCTTGCTTGTATAATGCTTGAGCAATAATGGGTTCAGTTTTATGTTCGTTTAAAATGCCGTCGAGCAAGTTTATGGCTTCATTATTTTTGTTTTGGAAGGCCAGTAAATCAGCCTTTGCGTATTTTTTCAATGCCGTTTGAAGCGAATCTTCGTATTTGTTATCGGTTATTAGCAACTTTAAATCGAGTGCATCGTTGGCAATGAGTTGCGAGGTAGACGATTTTAATATTTTCAATTGCGACTCGGCCCATTTAAAATCGCCTTTGTAATAACTGGCTTTGGCCACCTTAAAGCGTGCTTCTTGCGAAATGGTACTGTTTTTTAAATTACGCTGGATTTGCGTATAGTAAATCAACGCCTGATTGAATTTTTCCTGAAGCACTAAAATATCGCCGAGTTCCAATTTAAGTTGCGCCTGTTCCATTTGCGACAAAGGTTCTTCCAAAAGGTTTTCCAAAAATGCACTGGCGGATTTAGGGTCGTCCATATAAAAGGCTAAAAAATGCGCATACGATATTTGCAAACTCAGCAGATTGGCTTCATTTCCAAAATCATTCAACAATTCCAAATATTGATTTTTAATCTGAGGATAATCTTTAGCCGAACTTTCCCCTATTTGAATCTGAAGCAAATGATAATGGGCATTGAGTTTCGTATCGGGGTTTTGTGCCGTTTCAATCAGGTAATTATAAATTTCTTTGGCGGTTTCGGGCTCGTCTTCATTTACGCAAATCGCTGCCAGTTCCTCAATGCGTTGCAAGCCGGCCTGCTCCCTGTTATAAATGGCTTTTTCCTGAATAAATGCTTTTTTATAGTCATTTTGTTGAATAAACAACCAACTGAGCAGCTCATTCCATAACACATCTGGCTGTTCCTGCATTTTTTTCAGTAGCATTTTTCGGAACAGAATATTGTTTTCGTTGTTGGCATCTTCAGATACAAACTCGTTTATATTACGTTTTACATCACTCAAAACAATAGGGTTCGACATGGCAAAATCCAGATAACTCCCAAACATTTTTTCAATCTGCCCTTGTTCACCGTAAACCTGTGCCAATTGCACGTTAAAATTATAATCGGGGTTTAGGGTCATGGCTTTTTCATAAGCTGTTGCTGCTTCTTCTAAAAGCGTATGGTTTTGAAATCCTCGGGCAACCGAAAATACATTCGACGGTCGCTCGTCAATCGATTGTAATGCCATATTGTAATTTACCTTAGCATTTTCCAAATCGCTTTTAAGCTGGTAATTATAACCCAGCTCTACATAAAACGCTGGATATTTTACCCGATCCATAAGCTGTACCAAAAAGCTTTCGGCTTCATCATATTGCTCCAACTGCTGGTGCGCACTTATAATTTGATTGATAACGTTAATATTGGACGGCGACTGGGCATAGACTTTTTTATACTCCAATAAGGCTTTTTCGAATTCACCGTTCTTAAAATATTCATTTGCAATTAGCTCATTTTGGGAGAAAACGCTTGTAGTTATGAAAAACAATATGATAAATAGAGGCCTCATGCGGTAAATATAACAAATGTGAATTTCAGTTTTAGATAAGACGGGATATTTTTGGCAGTTTTTGGAAATCTGAGTAACAAAAAATGCCCGGACAACAATCCGGGCACTAACCAACCAAAAATAATGTTCCATTAACTACTTGTTAATTAACTACTCGATTGGGGACAGCCATTATACTCCTGCTCTGCAAGACAGGCTATTTTTCTTATCAAGTAAATAAACAGGAAATATTTATTTGCTAACAATCGCTCTTGTTTCTCCTTCAGATTTAAATAGCTTAAAATCTGAAGACAAAACTTTTGTCGCGAAAAAAATGAGAGCAATTAATAAAACAATGCGTTTAACATTTTTCATAATCAGCAGGTTAATTAGATTTGGGAAGACGAACTTGGGAAATAAAATTTAAAAAAACAAGAAAATCGACAAAAAACACACCAAACAACATGTGTTTTGTGTATTTTGTCGATTATTTTAAATCAAACACCCTAAAAAAGAACGTTTTAACCTACATTTTAATCAATAATTTTGAAACCAGTGTACGGTTGTAAAACCTCAGGAATAACGATACCCGATTCGGTTTGGAAATTTTCCAAAATCCCGGCCAGTACGCGCGGCAATGCCAAAGAACTTCCGTTTAAGGTATGAGCCAATTCGTTTTTTCCATCGCTATTTTTAAATCGCAATTTTAA from Tamlana crocina includes:
- the mgtE gene encoding magnesium transporter; amino-acid sequence: MSEEKENIQFQLTDELLEQVEQLIESQSDKQLKKLMDDFHYADIAEILDELDLDGAMYVIKLLDSETTSDILMELDEDNREKVLKNLSAQEIAEEVEELDTDDAADIIAELPEERRQEVISRIEDEAHQAEIRELLAYDEDTAGGLMAKELVKVYDTWTVAGCLRRIRGQAKEVTRVHSVYVVDKQEKLIGRLSLKDLIVAKSEQKIADIYISSVDYVNVNEDVEEVARIMAKYDLEAIPVVESDENKVLLGRITIDDVVDVMKEEADKDYQMAAGITGDVDSDDSILQLTKARLPWLFLGLVGGVGAFLIMEGFHEAFSKYAVLFFFTPLIAAMAGNVGVQSSAIIVQGLANDDVKGSVNSRLLKEMLLAALNGVVLALFLFLFVWAIENDFNTALAVSISLVAVIVVAGLIGTFVPLFLDKRGIDPAIATGPFITTSNDIFGILIYFSIAKLILGI
- the rsmA gene encoding 16S rRNA (adenine(1518)-N(6)/adenine(1519)-N(6))-dimethyltransferase RsmA; this translates as MAQHSNQHQVKAKKHLGQHFLNDESVAQKIADTLSLNGYKNVLEIGPGMGVLTKYLLKKDITTYVIEIDTESVEYLKANYLNLAPRIIGKDFLKYDLNEVFKGEPLAIIGNYPYNISSQIVFKALEMRNQIPEFSGMFQKEVAQRICSKEGSKVYGILSVLTQAFYDAEYLFTVPPNVFNPPPKVDSGVLRLTRKENFTLPCDEKLFFRVVKMAFQQRRKTIRNSLKTLNLSDNLKANSIFGKRPEQLSVPEFIELTQLIEADI
- a CDS encoding GNAT family N-acetyltransferase, whose translation is MNFRKATEQDVPEIVALYADDELGKTREDYQLPLPKVYFDAFKNIVADPNQELVVAENDDGEILGTLQLTFIQYLNRLGALRAQIESVHVKSNQRGKGLGKEMFKWAINRAKEKNAIIIQLTSDKKRPKAIKFYEQLGFEASHEGLKLHF
- a CDS encoding DUF4286 family protein, whose translation is MIIYNVTVNIDESIHGEWLKWIKEHIPQVLGTGKFEKATLTRVLVEEDMGGVTYSIQYRTYSREALDAYYREDADRLRTEGSKKFADKMLAFRTELQIIDEYSVDFN
- a CDS encoding tetratricopeptide repeat protein, translated to MRPLFIILFFITTSVFSQNELIANEYFKNGEFEKALLEYKKVYAQSPSNINVINQIISAHQQLEQYDEAESFLVQLMDRVKYPAFYVELGYNYQLKSDLENAKVNYNMALQSIDERPSNVFSVARGFQNHTLLEEAATAYEKAMTLNPDYNFNVQLAQVYGEQGQIEKMFGSYLDFAMSNPIVLSDVKRNINEFVSEDANNENNILFRKMLLKKMQEQPDVLWNELLSWLFIQQNDYKKAFIQEKAIYNREQAGLQRIEELAAICVNEDEPETAKEIYNYLIETAQNPDTKLNAHYHLLQIQIGESSAKDYPQIKNQYLELLNDFGNEANLLSLQISYAHFLAFYMDDPKSASAFLENLLEEPLSQMEQAQLKLELGDILVLQEKFNQALIYYTQIQRNLKNSTISQEARFKVAKASYYKGDFKWAESQLKILKSSTSQLIANDALDLKLLITDNKYEDSLQTALKKYAKADLLAFQNKNNEAINLLDGILNEHKTEPIIAQALYKQAQLFELKKEFEKAKANYEVLIENYRDGILVDDALFHLAKIFENKLSQPEKAKQLYESIIFNHADSIYFVDARKRFRALRGDAIN